A portion of the Oncorhynchus gorbuscha isolate QuinsamMale2020 ecotype Even-year linkage group LG19, OgorEven_v1.0, whole genome shotgun sequence genome contains these proteins:
- the LOC124006079 gene encoding short neurotoxin 8-like: MRTLLLTTVLLLLLCNTQVLTLRCYTCEEDDADCKQVTECPPSSMYCRTVVTADTVTRTCEEMCVSGVNAYCCQGDLCEN; encoded by the exons tgctgctgctgctgctctgtaaCACTCAAG TGCTCACACTCAGGTGTTACACCTGTGAAGAGGATGATGCTGACTGCAAGCAAGTGACAGAATGTCCACCATCGAGCATGTACTGCAGAACTGTGGTGACTG CGGACACAGTGACTCGTACCTGCGAAGAGATGTGTGTCTCGGGTGTCAACGCCTACTGTTGCCAGGGTGACCTGTGTGAGAACTGA